One part of the Rutidosis leptorrhynchoides isolate AG116_Rl617_1_P2 chromosome 1, CSIRO_AGI_Rlap_v1, whole genome shotgun sequence genome encodes these proteins:
- the LOC139841322 gene encoding uncharacterized protein, giving the protein MPPKKRPKQLPESAVPSVSGGVSGDMDLGTTRKRRKVISESYVGDGIPMSASGCATSLSSSSAGTRDDVALRVAPSYGHSAGVSVDFNQLASGLENSEGVTSAYGDLGDCNCVCSFCGATFWYEERLRISSNALKFNRCCEGGRVDLPREDAPPATFVQLLSNKNDLDNIRAYNQMFSMASYGAHIDDSVNNNRGPYVFKISDKVYHWIGSFCPEEGDPPRFLQLYIYDTVNEVRNRMRFFGGDSSEVLRTEIVGLLIEVLNANNELVKLFRSARDRILTNDVPDLHVRLFSDGTKTDYDMIIEYKGGTPKQINKLHPSYMSLQFPLFFVYGQMGYHPGLKLRNIHGGGGRRKDKMTMNMFYTYQLHDRYNMFGLLSRSGRLFQQYVVTAYCSIELDKLDYLRNNQHNIRNEFLSGLYDALSRGDYYGADVGSRTILPASFTGGPRYMYSHYLDELAICRVHGNPKFFITFTCNAKWPEIGRYLRRYPGLTSTDRADIVAWIFNMKVKQLISVLKNEELFGTYRAVLYTIEFQKRGLSHCHTLLWIQSLLRSYLPEDVDRFVSAELPDPVTDPNGYKVVADMMMHDPCGLSNTKASCMEETLQEPVCSKKFPKPFNENTYFDKDGFIHYRRRNLGISADKKICSLDNGYVVPYNRALCLRFHAHINVEWCGWTMLIKYLFKYISKGIERVAAHIPRPVGGDTSANAEQNRNNDEIKNFVDARFICPYEACWPYI; this is encoded by the exons ATGCCACCTAAAAAAAGACCTAAACAACTTCCTGAATCTGCTGTACCATCTGTATCGGGTGGTGTAAGTGGTGATATGGATTTAGGTACTACTAGAAAAAGGAGGAAAGTCATTAGTGAATCATATGTTGGAGATGGTATTCCAATGAGTGCGAGTGGTTGTGCTACTTCTTTAAGTTCGTCTTCAGCCGGTACCCGTGATGATGTCGCCTTGCGAGTAGCTCCTTCTTATGGACATTCAG CCGGAGTATCTGTCGATTTCAATCAGTTAGCTTCCGGTTTGGAGAATTCAGAAG GGGTGACGAGTGCATATGGTGATCTTGGTGATTGTAATTGTGTTTGTTCTTTTTGTGGTGCCACTTTTTGGTATGAAGAAAGGCTGAGAATTTCATCGAATGCTTTGAAGTTTAATCGTTGTTGCGAAGGAGGTCGGGTTGATTTGCCACGGGAGGACGCACCTCCTGCTACTTTTGTACAGTTGTTAAGTAATAAAAATGATCTTGACAACATTCGTGCATATAATCAGATGTTCAGCATGGCTTCATACGGGGCTCATATTGATGATTCAGTCAATAACAATAGAGGTCCATATGTATTTAAGATTTCGGACAAAGTTTATCATTGGATAGGGTCGTTCTGTCCGGAGGAAGGTGATCCTCCCCGTTTTTTGCAATTGTATATATACGATACCGTCAATGAAGTTCGAAATAGAATGAGATTTTTTGGTGGAGATAGTTCTGAAGTTCTTAGGACTGAGATTGTAGGGCTGCTCATAGAAGTGCTAAATGCCAACAATGAATTAGTGAAGTTATTTAGGTCTGCTAGGGATAGGATTTTAACGAATGATGTTCCTGATTTACACGTTAGACT GTTTAGTGATGGAACTAAGACAGACTATGATATGATTATAGAATATAAGGGTGGTACACCAAAACAAATAAATAAGTTGCATCCATCCTACATGTCCTTACAGTTTCCGCTGTTTTTTGTTTATGGTCAGATGGGATACCACCCAGGTTTAAAGCTGAGAAACATTCATGGAGGTGGTGGAAGGAGGAAGGACAAAATGACCATGAACATGTTTTATACTTATCAATTACATGATAGGTATAATATGTTTGGCTTGCTGTCTAGGTCTGGGAGGTTATTTCAACAATATGTCGTTACTGCGTATTGTAGTATAGAGTTAGATAAGCTCGACTATTTGAGAAATAATCAGCACAATATACGTAATGAATTCCTATCCGGTTTATATGATGCTCTAAGTCGAGGCGACTATTATGGTGCCGATGTTGGTTCAAGAACTATATTGCCTGCATCATTTACTGGGGGACCTAGATACATGTATAGTCACTATTTGGATGAGCTTGCTATTTGTCGTGTACATGGAAATCCTAAGTTTTTCATTACATTCACCTGTAATGCTAAGTGGCCAGAAATCGGAAGGTACTTGCGTAGATATCCCGGTCTTACTTCAACTGATCGTGCAGACATCGTTGCTTGGATTTTTAACATGAAGGTGAAGCAGCTCATTTCTGTCCTAAAAAATGAAGAATTATTTGGTACCTATAGAGCGG TACTTTATACAATCGAGTTTCAGAAAAGGGGGCTTTCACATTGTCACACATTGTTATGGATTCAATCACTTTTAAGGTCTTATCTACCAGAGGATGTAGACCGTTTTGTTTCTGCTGAGTTACCCGACCCCGTGACCGACCCAAATGGTTACAAAGTCGTGGCTGACATGATGATGCATGATCCCTGCGGGTTATCAAATACGAAAGCATCCTGTATGGAGGAAACCTTGCAGGAGCCCGTCTGTTCCAAGAAGTTCCCAAAACCATTCAATGAAAACACATACTTTGATAAAGACGGTTTCATCCATTATCGAAGGCGTAATCTAGGAATTTCAGCTGATAAGAAGATTTGCAGCCTTGATAATGGTTATGTAGTTCCATATAATCGCGCGTTATGTCTACGGTTCCATGCACACATCAACGTTGAATGGTGTGGTTGGACGATGCTCATAAAATATTTATTCAAGTATATCTCTAAAGGGATTGAACGTGTCGCCGCTCACATTCCCAGGCCCGTAGGTGGTGATACTTCCGCTAATGCTGAACAAAATCGAAACAACGATGAAATAAAGAATTTTGTTGATGCTCGATTTATCTGTCCATATGAGGCATGTTGGCCGTATATTTAA
- the LOC139841328 gene encoding uncharacterized protein produces the protein MTVDNNVYSTYREACFAMGLLGDDKEWFTTMEETSATATSGQLRSLFSQILLHCEVADPLKLWKQSWKLMSDDIPIRVAATFRMSKIHINPSELESYVLYELEILLNQQSRSVSDFGLPKIPQYLLDDLRNRLIMEEKNYNREALLIEKTILESKLNDKQLMVYNMVVSSNSYRKQELIFVYGHGGTGKTFLWKAITTALRADGKIVLAVASSSIASLLLPSGQTAHSRFKIPIDLTDESMCNIKKQTHMASLLQRTELINWDEVPMNDRKCLEALDRTLRDIYDSPEVPFGGLTFVLGGDFHQTLPVKKRCGKHEILDASIADSYLWKHFKIINLEENMRLHQPNLSVIEKENITNFAEWLLQIGNGNIGTPEETDPHNVSWVEIPERFCITDT, from the coding sequence ATGACCGTTGATAATAATGTCTACTCTACTTATCGGGAAGCATGTTTTGCAATGGGTCTATTGGGAGACGATAAGGAATGGTTCACCACAATGGAAGAAACAAGTGCAACTGCAACATCCGGTCAATTACGCTCATTATTTTCTCAGATTCTTCTTCATTGTGAGGTTGCAGACCCGCTGAAGCTATGGAAGCAAAGCTGGAAACTAATGTCTGACGACATTCCAATCAGAGTTGCAGCTACTTTTCGTATGTCAAAGATACACATAAATCCATCAGAGTTGGAAAGCTATGTGCTGTATGAATTGGAGATTCTATTAAATCAACAATCTAGGTCTGTTTCCGATTTTGGTCTCCCTAAAATTCCTCAGTATCTTTTAGACGATCTTCGGAACAGACTCATAATGGAAGAAAAAAACTACAACCGTGAAGCCCTGCTCATCGAAAAGACCattcttgaatcaaaattgaacGACAAACAACTAATGGTATACAACATGGTGGTTAGTTCAAATAGCTACCGAAAACAAGAACTCATATTCGTTTATGGGCACGGTGGAACAGGAAAGACCTTTCTTTGGAAGGCAATCACAACTGCATTAAGGGCCGATGGCAAAATAGTACTCGCAGTAGCGTCATCTAGTATTGCTTCTTTATTATTGCCATCCGGTCAAACTGCACATTCAAGGTTTAAGATTCCAATCGATTTAACCGATGAAAGTATGTGTAATATCAAGAAACAAACACATATGGCATCGCTGTTACAAAGAACAGAATTAATAAATTGGGACGAGGTTCCAATGAATGACCGAAAGTGCTTGGAAGCTCTCGATAGAACTCTCAGGGATATATATGATTCTCCAGAAGTTCCTTTTGGTGGTCTCACGTTTGTATTAGGCGGTGACTTTCATCAGACTTTACCAGTAAAAAAAAGATGCGGAAAACATGAAATTCTCGATGCTTCTATAGCAGATTCTTACTTATGGAAACACTTTAAGATCATCAACCTGGAAGAAAATATGAGGTTGCATCAGCCAAACCTTTCCGTTATAGAAAAAGAAAATATCACGAACTTCGCGGAGTGGTTATTGCAAATTGGTAATGGCAATATTGGCACTCCAGAGGAAACAGATCCACATAATGTTTCATGGGTAGAAATTCCAGAAAGATTTTGTATTACAGACACTTAA